The following is a genomic window from Panthera uncia isolate 11264 chromosome B4, Puncia_PCG_1.0, whole genome shotgun sequence.
agtttttttttttttttaatgtttatttttgagacagagacagagcatgagcgggggaggggcacagagagagggagagacagaatccgaagcaggctttaggctctgagctgtcagcacagagcctaaagcctgcttcggattctttgtctccctctctctctgcccctccccctctcatgctctgtctctgtctcaaaaataaataaaaacattaaaaacatttttttaaataattttttaaagcatttatttatttttgggaaagtaCAAGCAGAggatgggcacagagagggagacagaggatctgaagtgggctctgcactaagaggctgacagcagcaaacccgatgtggggcttgaactcatgaaccaggagatcatgacctgagcagaagtcagacactcaccgattgagccacccaagcacccctaaactAATTTGAAAGACCAGACTTCCCTTAGCCTGCAGGTCTAAATAAGTAGGCATTTAGTGGCCTATACTGAATGGTAAGCTGCTCCTTTCCACCTGCCACTCCAGGAACATGAGTCTAGTGATCCAAACTGTTATGTTTTGTAGACATCATTTCATTCTGCCTTTTTCTGCCCTTCAGATACATGGCAGCAGCTGACTAAGGCCTGGGCTAATGAAGACGAAATTACTTACTACTTTGCTTTTTACCAAAGATAGGAGCTATACTAACAACTCTATCTTTGCGATTCACCGCAACATCATTAATGGATATGAACTATACACAAATATGTTTCACAGTATAGATTAAGCTTTTCAACTAGTGTATCATGGCAAGTAATGTATTTGGGCTACGCTGATGCTGAGATACTGCTCCTAGCTCTCAAGGGTGGTCCACGGAGCCTATGGTAACCAGGAAACCTTAGTCTGTAGCCTTTGGCCTCATATACCCTACTGCGCAATACatgaattattttctatgtgtGCAGCAACATGATTAGGTTGGGAAGCAGTGGCTTAGATcaatttctggaaaaatataaagtgccaaaatttatatataaaaaagaaaaataaccatcaaagaaatcaaaataggGAATGAGATGgagtgaaaaatacaataaaaaagagaaaggtcttATACAGACTGATGAGGATGGTGTATCATTAGGTAGAGTACTGAGTAATAATTATCTGACCCTGAATgctccctgccacacacacacacacacacacacacacacacacacacacacacacacNNNNNNNNNNacacacacacacacacacacacacacacacacacacacacacacacaaatgggagaGATGAGAACtgagatatttaaataaagattctTAGGTCCAGATAAAGCCTGTTTAGAAAATTTAAtccttagaggggcgcctgggtggctcagttggttaagcgtccgacttcagctcaggtcacgatctcgcggtccgtgagttcgagccccgcatcgggctctgggctggtggctcagagcctggagcctgcttccgattctgtgtctccctctctctctgcccctcccccgttcatgctctgtctctctctgtctcaaaaataaataaacgttaaaaaaaaaattaaaaaaaaaaaatttaatccttAGGTACACAAGCAGCATTTGAAAACCCTCCCCCAAGACATATGTATACAAGAGGCAAAATGCAGAGTTCCACACAAAACAGATTCCAAAAGTCCTTTCCCTTTGCAACTGAATTCTTAATAAACCAATCACATTAAAAATTTGAGTAGCTTCTGTAGGGTGGACAGAGGAGAAAGTACAAAAAGACATTCAGGCAGTGGGAACAGCATGTACTAAAGCAAACAGAAGAGACAAACTACTTACAGAACTACGCAACGTACAAATTCAGGGGTGGCAACAGTGGCAGGAGGAAAAAAACTCTACAGATAGAGGCCAAATCACAggtatggtatggtatggtatggtatggtatggtatggtatggtatggtatgttatgttatgttaagAGTGAACTTTATCCTATAGTTGATGGAGAGGCACTGGAAGGCTTTAGGCCAGGAGAAGAGCTAGATTTGTATATTAATAAAGGAGCATCACCAGTTAAAGGCTACTGTAAAAACTCCATGCTTTAAGTGATAAAGCACTGAACTAAGGCTATAGAAATGAAAACGAAAGGACGGATTCAAGAGCTGCTGAGGAGGTAAAATTAATAGCACTTGGTAACAGAATAGATGTAAGAGGCAAAAGCAGAGTCCAGCCTTCCTTATTTCTGACTTGGGAAACTAAGTTGATTATGGTGTCTCAACCAAGTAGAGCATAAGATAAAGCAAATTTGGGAATGATAGATGAATTGTGTTAGGCTGAATTTGAAGTGCTCATATGACACTGAAATGGAACTGTCTAGTAGGCAAATAAAGAGgcttaagacacacacacacacacacacacccctgagaaagaaaaaaaagcacaagagaaTGAGAATATAGGTGGTAGCTAAAATCGTGGGGGTGGATGTgagtgaaacaagaaaggaacacaaactgaggctcctgggtggcttagttgattgcttaatccaactcttaatctcagctcaggtcttgatctcaggatagtgagttcaagccccgtgttgggctccatgctggatgtggagcctacttaaaaaagaaggaaagaaaggaacacaaattgaaaagaaaaccaaggtcAACATCCTGGGAAATACTAATATAAAAGGTGAATTTAGAGGGCAGGAGGACCAGAGGTAGAGTTGTATCAAATGAGGCAGAGATCAAGTAAGACAAGGATTTCAGTATCCACTGGATTTAGCAATTTGGAGATCTGTGGTAACCTTCACCAAAGAAATTCCAGTAAAACAGAAAATCTAGAGACAGCAGTGAGTTACATCAGTGAAAGAtataaggaggaggaagaaagaaatggaaatagctAAGATTCTTAAGAATCTTGACtaagaagagaagggaatgcCTTCAACatcctgcatcagaatcacacTTCTCCAACTCCCACTCATTCCTCAGTCTTCgtctctctctcatctccattGACACTGCTCTTGCCAAAAATGATCTCCTTATTGTGAAATCAAATGGATGCTTTTCAGTCCGGTATCCTACCTGACCACTCCACGTTATTCCACATTACTGACCATGCCCTCCCTCTTGAAATGTACTTTTTCTTAGCTTCCTTACTTGCCATACTCCTCctacttttttcccctccatctcTCTGGCAACAGAAGTAGACTGCTTGGTATGCATTGCTAGTTGAGTCACTTGGACATGCTACTTAACTTTCTCTGTGCTCccgttttctcatctacaaaatgaggataACTGTAATTATCTACCTACTTCATAAAGTTACTATGAGGACTCAATGTttagcacttagaatagtgcctggggggcgcctgggtggctcagtcagttgagccgctgacttcggctcaggtcatgatctcacggtccgtgagttcgagccccgcgtcgggctctgtgctgacaactcagagcctggagcctgtttcagattcggtgtctccctctctctgactctcccctgttcatgctctgtctctccctgtctcaaaaataaataaaatgtttaaaaaaaaaaaaaaaaaaagaatagtgccTGGGACAAAGTAAGTACTTATTAAATGCTTACTACAGATATTATCAAATACTATAGGGTTGTCAtacctcttttctccttttgggtttttttcccccactctgcTTTTTCCTAAAATATGCGGTTTCCTCAGAGTCCTATGCAGGTTCTTTTCTTACTCTACACACCCACTCTGGTTGATCTCATTCAGTTATAGCAGAGGGTCTCCAAGTATGGTCTACAGACCCCCAGAAGGCCCCTGAGATACTCTCTAGAGGCCCAGaaagtaaaaactattttaataataatatcaagACATCATTTGCCTTTGTTACTGTGTTGACACTTGCAACGACAGGGCAAAGCCATGGTGGATAAAACTTATGGTACCTGAGCACAAATGCACCAACTGTAGTAATGGTTATTGTATTCTTCCTTGCTATGtcctcttagtttttttttctttttcttttaagccagTTCACTTAAGAATGTCCTTGACGAAGCAATACAAATGATTGATTTTAACAAATCTCAGCCTTTGAGTATACTTTTAAGAAGTATTATGTGATGAAATGGGAAGTACACAGCACTTTTGCTACATAGCAAAGTATATGGTTGTCTCAAGGAAACACGCTTGTTTGACTAAGTTGTGCACTGAACTTAAATCACTTTTTCCTTGGGGCActtgaggggctcagtcggttaagcgtcttgactcctgatttcggctcgggtcatgatctcaaggttcgtgggattgagcccacattgggctctgtggtgacagcactgagcctgctagggaatcaatcaatcaatcaatcaatcactctctctctctctctctctccctccctccccctccctccctctccaaataaataaacattttttaaaattacatttttcatagAATACAATTTTTACCTCAAAGAATGGCCAACAAACTAAGGTCATTCGGACCtggttattttcttaaaaatgaatgaaataagcctgtcacttcaagaaaacaaacattgttgccaatgataaaattcaagctttcaagtgaaaattagaattttagagAACTTATATCCACCTTTGAACTTGAAAACTTCCCAATCGTTCAAGCTTTTATGATAAGACTAGTTCTGATGAGattaataggatttttaaatgttgtataaaGAAATGTATTGACATTTGGGAGATCTATATAACTCAATAaaccagtatttttcttttttttaattgaagtacttTAATTTTATGTACAAAGAGTTAGCAGGAAGGTAGGTGTCTTGGATATCTACAGTTAATGTAGGTATCCTGGATGACCCATTCAAGGAAGCTCATTTAATCAAACTTAATGAAGCCTTTATCCTTTGCATACTGACGGAAATGATGGTGGCACATAGTAAGGCTATATTTCCAGATTAGACTATGCCAGTTTGAGTAGATGTGGCAAGAATGAGAACCCTCACCGGATTTCCTCGGACGGCTCCAGTAGAGCTGCTGGTGACCCATCTTGCTCTCTGGGATGCAGTGAGGCAAAGTTACCAACCCATGATCTCCAGacagaccaatggattttaaCATGAATGAAAAGCTCAATGACAGGGTTTCATATTCCACAATGCAAccaacctttaagaaactacttcctgttggggtgcctgggtggctcagtcagttaagcatccaactcttgatttccgctcaggtcacgatcccagggttatgggatctagctccacgttgggttccattgagcatggagcctgcttaagattctctctgcccttctcccctgctcacactctctctctctctctcaaaaattaaaagaaaggaggggcacctgggtggctcagtcggttaagcgtctgacttcggctcaggtcacgatctcacggtctgtgagttcaagccccacgtcgggctctgtactgacagctcagagcctggagcctgcttcggattctgcgtctccccctctctctgcccctcccctgctcatgctctctctctgtctcaaaaattaaaaaaaaaaaaaaaaaaaaaaaaaaaaaattaaaggaaaggaaaggaaaggaaaaaaagaaaaagaaaagaaaatatttgttatgtCTTGGTGttatatcaaagaaaaaatacttcCCCTTTCCAATGACATATTTGTGTGAAgccagattttatttatatacttcaACTAAAACTACATATAACAAGAGCCTGAATGCAGAAGCCACCGAGAAGAATCCAACTATCTTCTATTAAGTCAGACAGTAAAGAGatttccaaaaatgtaaaatcaatgctgttctctggatttttttttttttagaaaataattacttttcaaaaatgctATTCATGTAACATGGCTACTATcgttatttttaatgaaataatacatttaaattatactAATACGATTCATTTATGTGCTGGTGACTCCCAAGCATACATTTTGAGTATCCCCTATACATATGCACCCATGTCAGTGTATTTTTCtgagtaaatttttttattaaaaaaatttggggggggcagcgcacctgggtggctcagtcggttaaacgtccgacttcggctcagatcacggtctcaaggttcgtgaattccagccttgtgtcaggctctatgctgaaaactcagagcctggaacctgcttcggattctgtgtcgtcttctctctctgcccctcccctgcttatgctgtctccctctcagaaataaacatttaaaaaaaatgttttttaaaatttttatttatttgaggggtgcctgggtggctcaggtggttaaatctcactcttggtttcggctcaggtcatgatctcatggttcatgagttcaagccccagtcaggctctatgctgaccacatgcagagcctgcttgggattctctgtcacccctcattctctccctctctgcccctctcctgttcatacttgagctctctctcacactctcaaaataaataaacttaaaaagaaataaaatttcatttctttgattgagagagagcacatgtgagtaggggagaagggaagggtaggagggagggaggaagggggagagagagaaagaaagggagaaagggggaagggggggaggagagggggagggggagggggagggagggagggagggagggagggagggagggagagagagagagagagagagagagagagagagagaatatcttaagtagactccatgctcagcgtggagcctgacatagggcttgataccacgactctgggatcatgacctgaggtgaaatcaagagtcagtcactcaaccgactgagccagccctaatttttttttttaagattttgtttttaagcaatctccacatcctatgtggggcttgaactcacaacccagagatcaagagttgcatactccttctactgagccatccaggcacccttctgAGTAAGATGTTCAAAGGATAGGATTTGCTATCTACAAACTCatgtgctataaacatttgttgtacatgtatatgtattctttggactttctttctttctttctttctttctttattgagagagagagagagagagagagacagtgcaagtgggggaggggcagagaatgagggagagagagaatcccaagcaggctccatactctcagtgtagagcctgatgtggggctcaaacccaggaaactgtgagatcatgacttgagctgaaatcaaagagtcggatgcttaaccaactgagccacccaagcaccccacacagtttcttttgaggactttttttttaaagaatagtgtcttcagggactctttttttttttgagagagacagcctgagtgGGGGACCTGTAGTggtagggggacagaggatccgaaaccag
Proteins encoded in this region:
- the LOC125920240 gene encoding 40S ribosomal protein S29-like; this translates as MLKSIGLSGDHGLVTLPHCIPESKMGHQQLYWSRPRKSGEGSHSCHIYSNWHSLIWKYSLTMCHHHFRQYAKDKGFIKFD